Part of the Phacochoerus africanus isolate WHEZ1 chromosome 8, ROS_Pafr_v1, whole genome shotgun sequence genome is shown below.
CATTGAATATTTTATTCCGTTTAAGTGGTAAAGCACTAAATTCTTAAATTACTTTGGTTAAACTTTGATTGACTATACAATATTGCTGTCTCtgaagttataaatatttatttattttacaggtaCAGAATCAAAAGTTTCTGTGgggattttaaatataaaacttgagATGTACCCACCACTCAATCAAACATTATCTCAGGAAGTAGTGAACACGCAAGTAAGTAATTCtgaatttctctgtgtttttgtttcatagaatgTTTTTTCCTGTTAATCTTAGAAAGTGTTCCCTTTTTAGAAAATGATATAtatcatttattagttttaaataaGAGAATGACAATACTATtccttatttaaaactttttgtctggggtccagaaagatgctTCTCACTATTGTATGGAGACTGGACTGTCCTAGGGAAGTGTGAGGACAGGGGGAAGTTAGGAGGCTCTTAAAGCCAGGAGACAGTGGCAGCTTCAGTTAGGGTAGTGGTGGAGACAGAGGAAGTACATAAATTTGTTAGGTTTTTTGTAGTGATTAATTAAAGAGAGCAaatgttaattgattttttttaaatttcaagctTGCTTTGGAACGTCAGAAAACTGCAGAGAAAGAGAGGTTATTTCTTGTATATGCTAAGCAGTGgtggagagaatatttgcaaattcgACCCTCACACAACTCACGGCTGGTTAAGATTTTTGCACAGGTTAGTAAGTTATATGAAAAAAGCTTTACACCTGTATTTAAGATTTACAGTTGTAACTATAAATTTCACTTAGCTTAAATttgtgaaatgtatttatttcagacAAAtgcaagtttaattttaaaatagaatgctGATTTTGTAATGCTCTCTTACAGTGTTAAGTAGGTGAGTGAcataatctttgtttttttttttttcttttttctttcttttttttttttggctgcacttgtaccttgtggaagttcctgggtcaggatcaaaactgagccacagctggaagcagagccacagtggggacaatgttcagttcttaacccactgagtcaccagggaactcccttttcattttcagttgtttttctaAACCTTTTTTTAATATGTCTGATTTAAACTAGATAAAAACTCATTTTGTTTAACTTGGAGTATGTCCTTGATTGATGCTTAGTACGGAATAATAAAATACTAGGACACTTCGTAGTTTATTTGTAAATTCAGCTTTTGTGTGCAGAACTGGGATTTGTTGTTATTATGTGTAATGGTTCTATGTAAACAAAGTGTCTAAGCTAGTGACCAGTAATACATAACCACATCATTTCCCTTGTTTACCCGGCTTCTATTTTCTCTGTATCCTAAGTCCATTTTCTCTTATTAATAAACAACGTAAGGAGTTCCCACcttgacacagcagaaacaaatccgactaggaaccatgaggttgcgggttcgatcccttgcctcgctcagtgggttaaggatccagtggtgccatgagctgtggtgagtcacagatgcagccctggtGTTGAtgtagtgtaggccggctgctgtagctctgatttgacccctagcctgggaacctccatatgccacgggtgcggcccttaaaagcaaaataaataaataagtaaatcagcCAACATAAGATAAATGCTTGGGTCCATTTTTTATAACTTCTAAggaacaatttaaatattttatatgtatttagcCTCATGTAGGCTTTTATATGAGTATAGTGTAGTATTTTGAGTGATATTTCTCAGGTCCTGTACATTTGTCTAGCTTTACCCCTAGTTCCTTAGATTTTAGGACAGGCTAAAAGTGGTTCAGtttcagttccctggtggctcagcagtttaaggatctggcattgtcactgctgtggcgtaggttccatccctggcctggaaatttctgcatcCCATGtccgtggccaaaaaaaaaaggtgttcagTTTTCTACATGAGGAGCTTGGGAATGGGAGACCCTAGTTGATTGGTGGTGGAAATGAGGGCAGTGGCTTCTGATTTTCTGGTAGCATCATCTGTACATCGAATGGCTGGGCAGGCCAGACAAGGTAGAAGTGACATCAGGACAAGGGTGAAGAGAAACCAAACAGTGTAAATGGCTCCCACTGTCTATGTAGCCTGAGGTGAGCTATTCATTGCCATGTGGCATCCTGGGCCAGAAGACTGGgccgggcagggagggaggatgtAGACAGGAGAAATGACCCTTGAAAGAGCTGAGTAATACTCTGCTATGTATTTACAGgccgcatcttctttatcttttcatccctccatggacacttgggttgcttctctAACTTGGCCATtgagaataatgctgcagtgaagatGGATAGGTGTGCAGATGCTCTTTgagatgctgattttttttttttgtcttttgtcttttgtcttttgttgttgttgttgttgttgctatttcttgggccgctcccgcggcatatgggggttcccaggctaggggttgaatcggagctgtagccaccggcctacgccagagccacagcaactcgggatccgagctgcgtctgcaacctacaccacagctcacggcaacgccagatcgttaacccactgagcaagggcagggaccgaacccgcaacctcatggttcctagtcggattcgttaaccactgcgccacgacgggaactcccgagatgcTGATTTTAGTTGCTTTTAGTTGGGTATAtattcaggagtgggattgctgggtcagagtTTAAGTGCTGCTGTCACAGGCTTTGGAGTAAGAAAGCTCAGGCTCTGTTGCATAAGTTTCTTTATGTTGGAAATGAAAATGATGTTaggaggattaaaagaaaaatggtataCTCAACACTCGGCAGCCTTGTGCTGGATGCAGGGTGAGCACTCACTCAGTGAGTGTTGTCTATAGAGTTGCTTTCTCTCACATAAATGTGTTCTAAGAAAAAGTGTTAAAATTGGAAATGAGTAACATGTCATCACAGATAATGTTTTCCCCTTCTCCTGCAGGATGAAAATGGGATAAATAGACCCGTCTGTTCTTATGTTAAACCACTTCGAGCTGGGAGGCTTCTGGATACTCCAAGGCAGGCAGCAAGATTTGTTAATGTCCTTGGTTACGAAAGAGCCCCTGTTATCGGAGGAGGAGGTAAACAGGAACAGTGGTGCACTCTGCTGGCCTTTCTCTGTAGAAACAAGGTATCCCACACACATAATGGAACTCAAAAGCAGTGCGTCGTCGTTGTTGTGAATTTATGGTGCATTTGTAAAAGAATTAACTTAGAAAAAAAGTGCATGTTAGAAATTCCcttctcactcagcaggttaggaatctggcattgattctgctgtggctctgcttatactgctgaggcatggtttccatgcctggcctgggaatcatGATgcgggtgctgccaaaaaaaattaaagagtaccTGTTGTCAGTATAAACAATTCAGGGTCTTATTTTCACCATTTTCTCTAACTTTTAAATGTCACtacatcaagaaagaaattagcatctttatttcacatatagtttttttaggatttttattttttccattatagttgatttacattgttctgtcagtttctgctgtacagcaaagtaacccagtcatacatacacacatacatatatgtatatatatattctttttttccacattattctccatcatgttccatcacaagtgactagatacagttccctgtgctaaacagcaggatctcattgcttctccactccacatgcaatagtttgcatctattaaccccaaactcccagtccatccccttccctccccctctcccttggcaacctcaagtctcttttccaagtcgaTGAGTCTCATGTagtcatgtagtttttttttcttttcttttctttttttttttacagccgccggcctacaccacagccacatcaacaccagatccgagctgcgtctgcgacctaacaacaatgcctgatccctaacccactgagcgaggccagggatcgaacccgcaacctcatggttcctagtcggattcgtttctgctgcgccacaaccagaactccctcATGTAGTTTCTTATTTAACATAATGTGATTTTTGTAGGGTAGGGACCCACCAGTACTGTGATGTCAGAAACCAAGGTTGAGCAGTAATTTGTGGGTTAGAGATAGTACCAGGACAGAACCGTGGTCCTCTAATACCGCTCACGTTAAAatttgcttagatttttttttagaagagaaagTGGCAGTACAAATTAAATATGGAAAAACATcttggggagttcttgttgtggtgcagcagaaatgaatccatctaggaaccatgaggttgtgggttttgatctatggccttgctcagtgggttaaggttccggagttgctgtgagctgtggcgtaggccgacagctgcagctccgattagacccctagcctgggaacctccatatgccacaggtgcaggcctaaaaagcaaaaaaaaacaaaaaccaaaaacatcttGGATTGCATGGTGTTTTGTAAGTATATGTTTAAGAATTTAGGAATTCCTGCTATaattcagcagaaacaaatccaactagtatccctggcctcgcccagtgggttagggatctggcattgtggtgagctgtggtttaggtcgcagacactccTCGGATGTCGAGTTGCTATGCCTGTGTctgtggccagtagctacagttccaattgaaCACCTAGCCTGtgaccctccatatgctacaacttctgccctaaaaagcaaaaaaaaaaaaaaaaatcaaaaacaaaaaaataataatttatatatgtatattgatgttaaatgtaaatgaattggTTTCagtaaactattttatatattatgggGTGTTTTCTAATTTCCTGTGTTCTCAAAAGGTTGATAATATTATGAAAACAAGACTGTCTTTAGCATTCCAACTCTGTTGaatcaacagaaaaaagaattctctttaatgtatttttgaagtaatttctaGTCTGGAGTTGTGTAAATAGTATATATGGGTATTCACAAGGCAAAGTGTTTGGAAACTATTTAGACTGGAGATTGATTTGTCAGGTAGGAAGGTTTTATCTTAAAGACAATTGGAAATAGGTAAACATTActtatccaaaaaattatttcgGTTTATTCCTAGGTTGTAGTTCCCAAAAGTTGTTTATCTGGatttaaactttaatttcaaatatagTAGAAATGgtctgtatttaaaattattatttaagtaATTCTTTTGTAAGGCAAAATACGTATGAAGAATAAATACTAAGTTTTAGTTCCTCTACCTCCAGGGTGACTGTGAAGACCATGCTAACCTTCTCTGCAGCCTCCTTCTTGGGTACGGGCTGGAAGCCTTTGTCTGTGTTGGGACTAAGGCCAAAGGAGTGCCCCATGCATGGGTTATGACGTGTGGGACTGATGGAACCATCACCTTTTGGGAGAGTTTAACAGGACACAGGTTTGTCAGCTAAGCTTATataagaatgtgaaaaaaggtGCAGAAGTTTCTGccttggtgcagcaggttaaggatctgatgtctctgtagcagctcgggttgctgctaaGGCATGGATTTgatgcccagcctggcacagcgggtcagggatctggcattgctggagctatggtgtaggttgcagctgcattggggatttcatccctggcctgggagctttcccgtcatggatgtggccaaaaaaaaaaggaaggtgcaAGTATTATAAATTATAGGTTCTTTGTTTATATTAATGGTACTCAAAGGCACATATTGATAATTTTAGTTATTAGAGCCTTTGTGATGACTATGTAAAAAATTACTTCCATTAAgataattattggagttccctggtggtgcagtgggctaaggatccagtgttgttactgctgtggcttggggtctctgcagtggcacaggtttgatccctggcctaggaaacttttgcatgcctcgggcgcagccaaaaaaaaaaagagagaagttctcattgtggctcagtgggttaagaactatgaggatgtggattctatccctggcctcactcagtgggttcaggatccaaagttgccatgagctgcggtgtaggtcgcagacaaggcttggattccatgttctggtggctgtggcataggctggcagctgcagctccaattcgacccctagcctgggaacttccatatgctgcatgtgtggccctaaaaagcaaaaaaaaaaaaaatagagataaccATTAATTCTAAGAAAGCTTGTACACCTGAGATGATTTTTTACCAACAtaaaattggtttaaaaatttctttttttttttggctatttcttgggccgcttccgaggcatatggagattcccaggctaggggtctaatcagagctgtagccaccggcctacgccagagccacagcaacgcgggatccgagccacgtctgcaacctccaccacagctcacagcaacgccagatcgttaacccactgagcaagggcggggaccaaacccgcaacctcatggttcctagttggattcgttaaccactgagccacgacaggaactcctaaaatttatttttaattttgtgtaatTGCGTATATTTTTTCTGATGTATGTTTCTTAAGCCTAAAATAAATTCAAGTTGTAAATccttatttcttttgaaaatttgatgTCGTCATCAACGCCACGTGGTAAATCCACAGTACGTTTTTCTCACTGTCATCAGATTCACTAAGAGTGAGATGCCCCCTCGTTCTGGCACATTCTCTCCCTGGCTTCCCTTGTGGCCTATCTTGGAGTCTTCGTGTCTCCTCTCTGGCTGTTCTCTGCTGTTCTCACCTGTGGGAGTTCCTGAAGGCACAGCCCTGGgccctctttattttcctctggttGATGATCCTTTTAGTCTGCCTAAAAATGtgtaaattattttgttatatgGTAAACATCTTTTATCTTAATGATGTAGATAGACTGTGTTCTTGTGCTAAAGGGATAAAGTTGGTTTCTATATTGTGCAGTGTGCCATGTGATTAATATAGAGAATCCAACTGGAAatttaagaaggaaaagcaagTACTGGACTCTAGTCTTGGATATACTTAATGGCCTTAAGTGTTAAAATAACTTATCCTCAGTAAGATTCTGCcttcttaatttttaagttcTTATACACACAATTATGATTATCCTTTTACAGGTATATCCACAAACCTACCAATCCTGATGAACCTCCAGCTGCTGAACAGCCTAAACCATTGTATCCATATAAAACAGTTGGCTGTGTTTTCAATCATCAGATGTTCCTAGGAAATTGTCAGCCCTCTGACTCAGTAGAAAGCTGTGTATTTGATTTGAATGATGAGTCCAAGTGGAAACCCATGAGTGAAGAAGCAATTAAATCCGTGTGTGCTCCGGGGGCTACAACgtcccttccccccttccccccgcTATGCGCGTCCACGATCGATGCTTCTGTAACAAGCAATGAAATTGAAATGCAACTGAGGCTACTTGTATCAGAACACAGGAAGGTAATGAACACTGAAATTTGAGCTTTCacgcatttttttcatttgtttaagtaTCTAACACACTTTTTTGGCATATAAATAGTACCAGTCACTATTCTACCCTTAAACAAAGCAAATTCACTCCCTACCTTCAAGAATCTTATAGTTTTGAAACTCACAAGGGTAAAGTTCTGAGATTCAGAAATTTCTAAATTCACCAGTACTTTGAGAATTGACTTCATCCTTCTAGAATTGAGGAGTTCTGGACCTGCTCAGACCTCTGTGAACACCGCCACCTGAACTTCCTCTTTGTGATGTACTCGTTCAAGTCATTTCCCACTGAAAATGCtgggttgcttttcttttttttttcgtctttttgtcttttagggctgcacctgaggtatatggaggttcctaggctggtgTCCAATAGGAACTGtcgctgtcggcctacaccacagccatagccacagacacgtgggatcccagctgtgtctgcgacggaacactgcagctcacggcaatgctggatccttaacccactgagtgaggccagggaacctgtgtcctcatagacactagtcagattcattttcactgagccatgatgggaactcctgaagatggATTTCTAATTCACCATTTGGGATTCCAAAGTAGACTCTGCACCTTGGGTGAGGCCTGTTTTCTTGTTCCCTTGAGACCATCAAAGGCAAGCTGATTTATCAAGTGGATTTTCTGGGCTCCCAGTCGTTCTGCATTGGCCTCTAAAATCTTACTTAACAATTCATCAAAGCATGTTTTGGAAAGCGCTTAATGTGGTATTTGTAGTATGTTTTCAACAATAGGTTGGTCAGGGCCCCAGCTCACTGCGCTGCTGGAAGTGAAGGCCTCTTCCCTGTGTCCCCTTTGCCATCATCATCTGTGTTGCTTTCTAGTTACAAGAGTTACTTTATgtaggaaaagaaatcaaaactgaGCTGGATTTGATCAGTAGCTAAGTTAATTGGCCTGTAAACCAAGAAGTAAGATATTTTTTGCCACAGGAAATGTATAGCTGATCATGGACCTTGGGCTCACTTGAAACCAGTTAAGCTTTGAATGTGAAATTATAAAATGCTAAAGGTCTATTatgataatcaaaatatttagaattttgagtttatgtctgtaacatttaaaaacatgaaaaaaaggagttcccatcatggcttagtgggaacaaatctgactagcatccgtgaggcctcactcagtgggttaaggatgtggcattgccgtgagctgtggtgtaggttgcaggtatgactcagatctggtgtggctgtggctgtggcgtaggctggcagctgtagctctgattccaccctagcctggaaacttccatgtgctgtgggtgtggccctaaaaagacaaaaaaataagtaaataaaaataatgtgtccAGATATCAGTAACTCATTTGATATTATACATGAAATTATAGTTgccttcaaaatgttttaaactcCCTGAGGGCCTGTAGCATGTGTTCTTCAGTGCTACTTACAGAATAagtgttccataaatatttgagtTTAATTATATAGTTTGTTGAATTTATAGTAGGAGCAATCGAATTAAGCAGATTCAATCTCAttaaactctttaaaattaaataaaatgtgaactcAGAATTCATGACACTGTCTTCTATAGTAGCACTCTTATCCACTCTGGTGGATATTAAGTATAAGATTCGGAGCCTTTGCTAACATCATTCTATTGACCTTTTTTGTTACTTCTCTAAGAAGTATAACCTGATACctgtgattccttttattttttgcttctgtttttatctttgtaATAATAGGAAGTTCAGAAAATTATAAcaggttttaaaaatcttttcttggcATACTTAAAAATCAGCATCTcaattataattgatttttaaaatattaatgtatcttgctttttctttttccctttcaacTGTTCTAGGATCTTGGCCTCACTACTGTGTGGGAAGACCAGCTTTCCTATCTCTTATCACCAGCTCTGGCTGCTTATGAATTTGAGCGTACAACAAGTATATCTGCAGGCAACGAGGAGTTTCAAGATGCCATAAGGAGGGCTGTGCCTGATGGGCACACGTTTAAAGGGTTCCCAATACACtttgtgtatagaaatgcaaggcGTGCGTTTGCCACATGTCTTCGGTAAGGTGGAATTTATGATGTCAGAAGTGTTTTTGGCTTAATTGTAGCAATCAGTTTGGTACTTATTTAGGAAAGGCTTTAGAATCACCCTAGGAGTCTTTATAACACTTGTCCTCTTGCCACAGATTGTGGTTCATTAGGGCTGACATGAAGCTCTAGagactttgaaataattttcccaGTGATTTTGGTACAATCCAGTTGACAATCACTGATGTTGTCTAGTGTACTATTTTAGATATATAGACTTTGAGGAAATAGTTTATAATTTGAATAGCTTGACCAAAATTGCAGAGCTGTTGGTAGCAGAGACaggattttaaaaagttgttttattttatttattgatttatttatcttttctatggctgcactagcggcacatggagattcccaggctaggggtctaatcggagctattgctgctggcctacgccagagccacagcaacgcgggatccgagccgagtctgcagcctacaccagagctcatgggaacgctggatccttaaccactgagcaaggccagggattgaacccgaaacttcatgggtcctagttggatttggtaactactgagccatgaggagaactccttAAAAAGTCCTTTTAAATGCTGACTTTGTTAGGAATAGGAAAGTAAAACCTACGTTTGTTTCTTAActgaatgcattttctttcttctgtaggTCTCCTTTCTGTGAAGAAATAATCTGTTGCCGTGGAGACCAGGTGCGACTGGCAGTTCGTGTCCGAGTGTTTACTTACCCTGAATCTGCATGTGCTGTTTGGATCATGTTTGCTTGTAAATATCGCTCTGTACTATAGGAGTAACATTTATATTCTGTAAGAATAtacctgggagttctcttgtggctcagtgggttaagaaaccagcgttgtcactgcagtgggccAGGTTactactatggcacaggttcagtccctggtgtccggggaacttgcacatgccaagggtgtggacaaaaaaaaaaaatatatacctgtGTTTCATTTGAATTTTACACATTGTACCTCACTAGCTGTATAGagcttcattattttaaaagtcacaatcTGTCTTGGATGTCATGTTTCACTTTTATATGTATTTGACTAATAATGTTTGAAAAAGATCATGatgtgtgtatttaaaatttagGGATGAAAACTTTATACATCTGAGTGAAATTtagtataaattaaatatatatcctattttaataaatgttaatttgttTATAGGTAGTagtttaaatatgaatataaaatttgcTCAGTTTTCATTACATTAACAGGTAATCAGAAAGATATTTGTCTAAGGGTTTGAGCCAtagtaaaattaatatttttcatagattaatggattattttatataaattaggaAAATTAACTTCATAACAGATTTATTACATAGGTGAAAATACATTTTGATGAATTATTTTGTAGTTTATTCATAACCATAGGGATATTATAACTTTCCAGAGATGTATGGAAAGGCGTGGATGCAGGAGTAGGAAAAAAACTAGTACCAGAAAAgcataaatattaataacaaaacaaacctcaCATGAAGGTACAcgaataatttataaataatttgttaGTTTGAGTCATTATAAAAGTGAATTGggtatcttattatttttttttgtcttttttatttgtttatttttgtcttttttagggctacacccatgcacatggaggttcccaggccaggggtccaattggagctgtagtcgctggcctacactagagccacagcaactcgggatccaagctgtatctgtgacccacaccacaggccatagcaatgccagatccttaacccactgagtgaggccagggatcgaacccgagtcctcatgaatgctagtcaaattcattaaccactgagccatgatgggaactcctgaattgggtattttagaaaaaatttatcATACCCTTTAAGATATTGATAAATTATCTGTAATTAATATTGGCagcttttgtatattttctgtggTCAAAGGATTCGTTACTAGCCTGTCATGGATTCCATCTTCTGaaaccatatttttttctttccttttacctttGTGGTATAAATATCCGTGTATATGTGATGAATGTAAATCAGAGGATCATTACCTGAGGCCACTGAAAAATAGCATATGTGAGTGCTTCCATGctgacatttgtttttaaattgagcaACAGTAAGCATGGAGAAAGCTGTCACAGTGTGACATTGTAAAGAAGCAGTGTCTCCACACAGCTCTAGTTCAGTACCTCCATCCATTGGTCATCTTAAGAAAGTAACTGTGTACCAGTTAGCggtgcaaattatttttttcaacactTTAATTACTATCACAAATACAATGAtttactgatttaaaaattaaaatctaaagataggagttcccgttgtggcttagtgggttaaggacctgacattttctctctgaggatgtagggtcagttcctggccttgttcagtaggttaaggatctggtgttgttactgcacgctgggatgtaggtcacagatgcagctcagatctgctgttgctgtgactgtgatgtaggctgcacttgcagctctgattcaacctctggctcaggaacttccatttgctgtaggtacagctgtacaaagaaaaaaaaagaaggtatcctaaaatttactctttttttttttttttttttgtctgcacccacggcatgtgcaagttcctgggctaagggttgaacccatgccacagcagcaaaccaggTTGCTgaagtaacaacactggatccttaagccactgcaacTCAAGGGAACAGCAAGATACACTAaaatttattccctttttttttccctctcatttttggctaccccaaggcatgtggatggagttcccaggccagggattagatctgagccacagttgtaacctttgccacagctgcggcagtgctggatcctttaacccactgtgctggactagggattaaacctgtgtcctggcgctgcagagacactgctactcccattgcaccacagcaagaactccctaaaattcattctttaaaaaaattttaagagtttgtgctctggtgcagtgggttaaggatctggtattgctgcagctgtggcataggtcacagatgcagtttagatttgatccctggatgGGGAACTTTATTATGCAAGTGGAGGCCCCAACCCCCAACCTTTTCTTTacatatgataaatatttatttatttttttgtcttttctagggccgcagccatgcacacggaggttcccaggccaggggtccagttggagctgtagttgctggcctaagctagagccatagcaactctggatccaagctgcatctgcgacccacaccacaggccatagcaatgccagattctttttttttttttttgtctttttgttgttgttgctgttgttgctatttcttgggccgctcccgaggcatatgggggttcccaggctaggggttgaatcggagctgtagccaccggcctacgccagagccacagcaacgcaggatccaagccgcgtctgcaacctacaccacagctcacggcaacgccggatc
Proteins encoded:
- the CEP76 gene encoding centrosomal protein of 76 kDa isoform X2, coding for MSLPPEKASELKQLIHQQLSKMDVHGRIREILAETIREELAPDQQQLSTEDLIKALRRRGIVDDVMKELNFVTDNVDQELPSSPKQSVCITDRQSTLLKKTNIDPTRRYLYLQVLGGKAFLEHLQEPEPLPGQPCSTFTLCLHFRNQRFRSKPVPCACEPDFHDGFLLEVHRENLGDGTRMADSTTMLSISDPVHMVLIKTDIFAETTLVASYFLEWRSVLGSENGVTNLTVELMGVGTESKVSVGILNIKLEMYPPLNQTLSQEVVNTQDENGINRPVCSYVKPLRAGRLLDTPRQAARFVNVLGYERAPVIGGGGKQEQWCTLLAFLCRNKGDCEDHANLLCSLLLGYGLEAFVCVGTKAKGVPHAWVMTCGTDGTITFWESLTGHRYIHKPTNPDEPPAAEQPKPLYPYKTVGCVFNHQMFLGNCQPSDSVESCVFDLNDESKWKPMSEEAIKSVCAPGATTSLPPFPPLCASTIDASVTSNEIEMQLRLLVSEHRKDLGLTTVWEDQLSYLLSPALAAYEFERTTSISAGNEEFQDAIRRAVPDGHTFKGFPIHFVYRNARRAFATCLRSPFCEEIICCRGDQVRLAVRVRVFTYPESACAVWIMFACKYRSVL
- the CEP76 gene encoding centrosomal protein of 76 kDa isoform X1 is translated as MSLPPEKASELKQLIHQQLSKMDVHGRIREILAETIREELAPDQQQLSTEDLIKALRRRGIVDDVMKELNFVTDNVDQELPSSPKQSVCITDRQSTLLKKTNIDPTRRYLYLQVLGGKAFLEHLQEPEPLPGQPCSTFTLCLHFRNQRFRSKPVPCACEPDFHDGFLLEVHRENLGDGTRMADSTTMLSISDPVHMVLIKTDIFAETTLVASYFLEWRSVLGSENGVTNLTVELMGVGTESKVSVGILNIKLEMYPPLNQTLSQEVVNTQLALERQKTAEKERLFLVYAKQWWREYLQIRPSHNSRLVKIFAQDENGINRPVCSYVKPLRAGRLLDTPRQAARFVNVLGYERAPVIGGGGKQEQWCTLLAFLCRNKGDCEDHANLLCSLLLGYGLEAFVCVGTKAKGVPHAWVMTCGTDGTITFWESLTGHRYIHKPTNPDEPPAAEQPKPLYPYKTVGCVFNHQMFLGNCQPSDSVESCVFDLNDESKWKPMSEEAIKSVCAPGATTSLPPFPPLCASTIDASVTSNEIEMQLRLLVSEHRKDLGLTTVWEDQLSYLLSPALAAYEFERTTSISAGNEEFQDAIRRAVPDGHTFKGFPIHFVYRNARRAFATCLRSPFCEEIICCRGDQVRLAVRVRVFTYPESACAVWIMFACKYRSVL
- the CEP76 gene encoding centrosomal protein of 76 kDa isoform X3; translated protein: MSLPPEKASELKQLIHQQLSKMDVHGRIREILAETIREELAPDQQQLSTEDLIKALRRRGIVDDVMKELNFVTDNVDQELPSSPKQSVCITDRQSTLLKKTNIDPTRRYLYLQVLGGKAFLEHLQEPEPLPGQPCSTFTLCLHFRNQRFRSKPVPCACEPDFHDGFLLEVHRENLGTESKVSVGILNIKLEMYPPLNQTLSQEVVNTQLALERQKTAEKERLFLVYAKQWWREYLQIRPSHNSRLVKIFAQDENGINRPVCSYVKPLRAGRLLDTPRQAARFVNVLGYERAPVIGGGGKQEQWCTLLAFLCRNKGDCEDHANLLCSLLLGYGLEAFVCVGTKAKGVPHAWVMTCGTDGTITFWESLTGHRYIHKPTNPDEPPAAEQPKPLYPYKTVGCVFNHQMFLGNCQPSDSVESCVFDLNDESKWKPMSEEAIKSVCAPGATTSLPPFPPLCASTIDASVTSNEIEMQLRLLVSEHRKDLGLTTVWEDQLSYLLSPALAAYEFERTTSISAGNEEFQDAIRRAVPDGHTFKGFPIHFVYRNARRAFATCLRSPFCEEIICCRGDQVRLAVRVRVFTYPESACAVWIMFACKYRSVL